A single window of Pseudomonas marginalis DNA harbors:
- a CDS encoding acyltransferase gives MLDFLPAAVRGVIASLLLALNTILLCSFLFIVALFKALPFAKRFSEWLMNHTHEAWVTNNKGWMNLVRHTRWHLKGLEGLDYQHSYLVTSNHQSWVDIMVLQYVLNRRIRPLKFFLKQELIWVPVIGLAWWALGFPFMKRYTKAYLEKHPEKKGKDLETTRKTCAKFRDNPVGIFNFAEGTRFTPGKHAQQKSPFRYLLKPKAGGIAFVLDAMGEQLKSLVNVTIHYPGGRPGYWDLLCGKVQDVVVQFEEVQIPAEFIGRNYEQDGEYRLAFQGWINQLWETKDALLDQLHTEFPSKR, from the coding sequence ATGCTGGATTTTCTACCTGCCGCCGTACGCGGGGTGATCGCTTCGCTGCTGTTGGCGCTGAATACGATCCTGCTGTGTTCGTTCCTGTTTATCGTGGCGCTGTTCAAGGCGTTGCCCTTCGCCAAGCGCTTCAGCGAATGGCTGATGAACCACACCCATGAAGCCTGGGTCACCAACAACAAGGGCTGGATGAACCTGGTGCGCCATACCCGTTGGCACCTTAAAGGCCTTGAAGGCCTGGACTACCAGCACTCGTACCTGGTGACCAGCAATCACCAGAGCTGGGTCGACATCATGGTCCTGCAATACGTGCTCAATCGTCGGATTCGCCCGCTGAAATTCTTCCTCAAGCAGGAGTTGATCTGGGTGCCGGTGATTGGCCTGGCGTGGTGGGCACTGGGTTTTCCCTTCATGAAGCGCTACACCAAGGCCTACCTGGAAAAACACCCGGAGAAGAAAGGCAAGGACCTGGAAACCACTCGCAAGACCTGTGCGAAGTTTCGCGACAACCCCGTGGGTATTTTCAACTTTGCCGAAGGCACGCGTTTTACACCGGGCAAGCATGCGCAGCAGAAGTCGCCGTTTCGCTACCTGCTCAAGCCCAAGGCGGGTGGTATCGCGTTTGTGCTGGATGCCATGGGGGAACAGCTGAAATCACTGGTCAATGTGACCATTCACTACCCTGGCGGACGTCCTGGGTATTGGGACCTGCTGTGCGGGAAGGTGCAGGACGTGGTGGTGCAGTTTGAAGAGGTGCAGATTCCGGCAGAGTTTATCGGCAGGAATTATGAGCAGGATGGGGAGTATCGACTGGCGTTCCAGGGGTGGATCAACCAGCTGTGGGAAACCAAGGATGCGTTGCTGGATCAGCTTCACACCGAATTCCCAAGCAAGCGATGA
- the pta gene encoding phosphate acetyltransferase, whose amino-acid sequence MQTFFIAPTDFGVGLTSISLGLVRTLERAGLKVGFFKPIAQPHPGDTGPERSTELVARTHGLKPPQPLGLAHVERMLGDGQLDELLEEIITLYQQAAVGKDVLIVEGMVPTRSASYAARVNLHLAKSLDAEVILVSAPENEVLTELSGRVELQAQLFGGPKDPKVLGVILNKVRTDESMEAFSARLKEHSPLLRSGDFRLLGCIPYQPELNAPRTRDVADLMGAQILNAGDYETRRMTKIIICARTMRNTVELLKPGVLVVTPGDRDDIILAVSLAAINGVPLAGLLLTSDTLPDPRIMDLCRGAFQAGLPVLSVSTGSYETANVLNNLNKEIPIDDRERAEIITDFVASHLDARWLHQRCGTPREMRLSPAVFRYQLIQRAQAANKRIVLPEGSEPLTVQAAAICQARGIARCVLLAKPADVEAVARAQGIELPEGLEILDPDLIRQRYVEPMVALRKSKSLNAPMAEQQLEDTVVIATMMLALDEVDGLVSGVIHSTANTIRPALQLIKTAPGCTLVSSVFFMLFPEQVLVYGDCVMNPHPSAAELAEIALQSADSAAAFGITPRVAMISYSSGDSASGEEVEKVREATLLAHEQQSSLLIDGPLQYDAAANETVARQLAPDSLVAGKATVFVFPDLNTGNTTHKAVQRSADCVSLGPMLQGLRKPVNDLPRGAQVDDIVYTIALTAIQAANRPMDI is encoded by the coding sequence ATGCAGACTTTTTTTATCGCGCCCACCGATTTTGGTGTGGGTCTGACCTCCATCAGCCTTGGGCTGGTGCGTACCCTTGAGCGAGCCGGCCTGAAAGTCGGTTTTTTCAAGCCGATTGCCCAGCCACATCCCGGCGATACCGGCCCCGAACGCTCCACCGAGCTGGTGGCTCGCACCCATGGCCTCAAGCCGCCACAACCGCTAGGCCTGGCTCACGTGGAACGCATGCTCGGCGACGGCCAGCTCGACGAGCTGCTCGAAGAAATCATCACCCTTTATCAGCAGGCCGCCGTGGGCAAGGACGTGCTGATCGTCGAAGGTATGGTACCGACCCGCAGCGCCAGCTATGCGGCCCGGGTCAACCTGCACCTGGCCAAGAGCCTGGATGCGGAAGTGATCCTGGTCTCGGCCCCGGAAAACGAAGTGCTCACCGAACTCTCCGGCCGCGTGGAACTGCAGGCCCAGCTGTTCGGCGGCCCGAAAGACCCGAAAGTGCTCGGCGTGATCCTGAACAAGGTGCGCACCGACGAAAGCATGGAAGCCTTCTCGGCGCGCCTCAAGGAGCATTCGCCCTTGCTGCGCAGCGGTGATTTCCGCCTGCTCGGCTGCATTCCTTACCAGCCGGAACTCAACGCGCCGCGCACCCGCGACGTGGCCGACCTGATGGGCGCGCAGATCCTCAACGCCGGCGACTACGAAACCCGGCGCATGACCAAGATCATCATCTGCGCCCGCACCATGCGTAACACCGTGGAGCTGCTCAAGCCCGGCGTGCTGGTGGTGACCCCCGGCGACCGTGACGACATCATCCTCGCCGTCAGCCTGGCCGCGATCAACGGTGTGCCCCTGGCCGGCCTGCTGCTGACCAGCGACACCCTGCCAGACCCGCGCATCATGGATCTGTGCCGCGGCGCGTTCCAGGCTGGGCTGCCGGTTTTGTCGGTGAGTACCGGTTCCTACGAGACCGCCAACGTGCTCAACAACCTCAACAAGGAAATCCCCATCGATGACCGCGAGCGCGCGGAGATCATCACCGATTTCGTCGCCAGCCACCTCGATGCGCGCTGGCTGCACCAGCGTTGCGGCACGCCACGGGAGATGCGCCTGTCGCCGGCGGTGTTCCGCTACCAGTTGATCCAGCGCGCCCAGGCGGCCAACAAACGCATTGTGCTGCCCGAGGGCAGCGAGCCGCTGACCGTGCAAGCCGCCGCTATCTGCCAGGCAAGGGGCATCGCGCGCTGCGTGCTGCTGGCCAAGCCGGCTGACGTAGAAGCGGTCGCGCGCGCCCAGGGCATCGAATTGCCCGAAGGCCTGGAGATTCTCGACCCGGACCTGATTCGCCAGCGCTACGTGGAGCCCATGGTTGCCCTGCGCAAGAGCAAGAGCCTGAATGCGCCGATGGCCGAGCAGCAACTGGAAGACACCGTGGTGATCGCCACCATGATGCTCGCACTGGATGAAGTGGACGGCTTGGTTTCCGGGGTTATCCACTCCACCGCCAACACCATTCGCCCGGCCCTGCAGTTGATCAAGACCGCACCGGGCTGCACCCTGGTGTCGTCGGTGTTCTTCATGCTGTTCCCCGAGCAGGTGCTGGTCTACGGCGACTGCGTGATGAACCCGCACCCAAGTGCCGCCGAGCTGGCGGAAATCGCCTTGCAAAGCGCCGACTCGGCCGCCGCCTTCGGCATCACCCCGCGTGTGGCGATGATCAGCTACTCCAGCGGCGACTCGGCCAGCGGTGAGGAAGTGGAGAAAGTCCGCGAAGCCACCCTGCTCGCCCATGAACAGCAAAGCTCACTGCTGATCGACGGCCCGCTGCAATACGACGCCGCCGCCAACGAAACCGTCGCCCGCCAACTGGCCCCCGACAGCCTGGTCGCCGGCAAAGCCACCGTGTTCGTGTTCCCGGACCTGAACACCGGCAACACCACGCACAAGGCCGTGCAACGCAGTGCCGATTGCGTCAGCCTCGGGCCGATGCTCCAGGGCCTGCGCAAACCGGTCAACGACCTGCCACGCGGCGCCCAGGTCGACGACATCGTGTACACCATCGCGCTGACTGCGATCCAAGCCGCCAACCGACCTATGGATATCTAA
- a CDS encoding DUF3565 domain-containing protein, whose product MGRDLLHKNEERTSLNKDLPESEQNPDGRGRSTASLIIGFHQDEEGHWVAELSCGHTQHLRHQPPWQSRAWVLDATQRLEKIGQPFACGWCAQAPE is encoded by the coding sequence ATGGGGCGAGACCTTTTGCATAAGAATGAAGAACGGACAAGTCTAAACAAGGATTTGCCCGAAAGCGAACAGAACCCGGACGGACGGGGCCGATCAACGGCATCCTTGATCATCGGCTTCCACCAGGACGAGGAGGGTCACTGGGTTGCCGAGCTGTCCTGCGGCCACACCCAGCACCTGCGCCACCAGCCGCCATGGCAGTCTCGCGCCTGGGTACTCGACGCCACACAGCGCCTGGAAAAAATAGGCCAGCCCTTTGCCTGCGGCTGGTGTGCGCAAGCGCCCGAATAA
- a CDS encoding FKBP-type peptidyl-prolyl cis-trans isomerase, protein MTIAANKAVSIDYTLTNDAGEVIDSSAGGAPLVYLQGAGNIIPGLEKALEGKSVGDELTVAVEPEDAYGEYSAELVSTLSRSMFEGVDELEVGMQFHASAPDGQMQIVTIRDLDGDDVTVDGNHPLAGQRLNFQVKIVAIRDASQEEVAHGHVHGEGGHHH, encoded by the coding sequence ATGACGATCGCCGCTAACAAGGCTGTCTCCATCGACTATACCCTGACCAACGACGCTGGTGAGGTCATCGACAGCTCAGCCGGCGGCGCGCCGCTGGTCTACCTGCAAGGCGCAGGTAACATCATCCCAGGCCTGGAAAAGGCTCTGGAAGGCAAGAGCGTTGGTGATGAGCTGACCGTTGCCGTAGAACCTGAAGATGCCTACGGCGAATACTCCGCCGAACTGGTCAGCACCCTGAGCCGCAGCATGTTCGAAGGTGTTGATGAGTTGGAAGTGGGCATGCAGTTCCACGCCTCCGCGCCGGACGGTCAAATGCAGATCGTCACCATTCGTGATCTGGACGGCGACGACGTCACCGTCGACGGCAACCACCCTCTGGCTGGCCAGCGCCTGAACTTCCAAGTGAAGATCGTTGCCATCCGCGACGCTTCCCAGGAAGAAGTGGCCCACGGTCACGTCCATGGTGAAGGCGGTCATCACCATTGA
- the rpsT gene encoding 30S ribosomal protein S20: MANTPSAKKRAKQAEKRRSHNASLRSMVRTYIKNVVKAIDTKDAEKAQAAYVLAVPVIDRMADKGIIHKNKAARHKSRLNGHIKALSVPAAA; this comes from the coding sequence GTGGCCAACACACCTTCCGCCAAAAAACGTGCAAAACAGGCTGAGAAGCGTCGCAGCCACAACGCCAGCCTGCGTTCCATGGTTCGTACCTACATCAAGAATGTAGTTAAAGCCATCGACACCAAAGACGCTGAAAAAGCTCAAGCAGCTTACGTTCTGGCTGTGCCAGTCATCGACCGTATGGCCGATAAAGGCATCATCCACAAGAACAAGGCCGCTCGTCATAAGAGCCGCCTGAATGGCCACATCAAGGCTCTGAGCGTTCCTGCTGCTGCCTAA
- the murJ gene encoding murein biosynthesis integral membrane protein MurJ: protein MNLLKSLAAVSSITMISRVLGFVRDTLLARIFGASMATDAFFIAFKLPNLLRRIFAEGAFSQAFVPILAEYKTQQGEEATRTFIAYVSGLLTLVLMLVTIVGMLAAPWVIWATAPGFANTPEKFALTTDLLRVTFPYILLISLSSLAGAILNTWNRFSVPAFVPTLLNVSMIIFALFLTPYFDPPVMALGWAVLAGGLAQLLYQLPHLKKIGMLVLPRLNLKDTGVWRVMRNMLPAILGVSVSQISLIINTAFASLLVSGSVSWMYYADRLMELPSGVLGVALGTILLPTLARTYASKDRQEYSRILDWGLRLCFVLVLPCALALGILAEPLTVSLFQYGQFDAHDALMTQHALVAYSVGLLGIIVIKVLAPGFYAQQNIRTPVKIAIFTLIVTQLLNLVFIGPLAHAGLALAISAGACINAGLLFYQLRKQQMFQPQPGWGMFALKLLVAVAMMSAVLLGLMHFMPAWDEGHMLERFMRLGVLVVAGVVVYFGMLLLQGFRLRDFNRKSLS, encoded by the coding sequence ATGAATCTGCTCAAATCGTTGGCCGCCGTCAGCTCTATCACGATGATCTCCCGGGTTTTGGGGTTCGTGCGTGACACCCTGCTGGCGCGTATTTTTGGCGCCAGCATGGCCACGGATGCGTTCTTTATTGCGTTCAAACTGCCCAACCTGCTGCGGCGGATCTTTGCCGAGGGCGCGTTTTCCCAGGCGTTCGTGCCGATTCTGGCCGAGTACAAGACCCAGCAGGGGGAGGAGGCGACCCGTACCTTCATTGCCTATGTCTCGGGCCTGCTCACCCTGGTGTTGATGCTGGTGACCATCGTCGGCATGCTCGCCGCGCCCTGGGTGATCTGGGCCACGGCGCCGGGTTTTGCCAATACGCCGGAAAAATTCGCGCTGACCACTGACCTGTTGCGGGTGACCTTTCCTTATATATTGCTGATCTCACTGTCATCCCTGGCCGGTGCGATCCTCAACACCTGGAACCGTTTCTCGGTGCCGGCGTTCGTGCCGACGCTGCTTAACGTCAGCATGATTATTTTTGCGCTGTTCCTGACACCTTACTTCGATCCGCCGGTCATGGCCCTTGGCTGGGCCGTGCTGGCCGGTGGCCTGGCGCAGTTGCTCTACCAACTGCCGCACCTGAAAAAGATCGGCATGCTCGTATTGCCGCGCCTGAACCTCAAGGACACCGGCGTCTGGCGCGTGATGCGCAATATGTTGCCGGCGATCCTTGGGGTGTCGGTGAGCCAGATTTCCCTGATAATCAACACCGCGTTCGCCTCGCTGCTGGTATCCGGCTCGGTGTCATGGATGTATTACGCCGACCGCCTCATGGAACTGCCGTCTGGCGTGCTGGGCGTAGCCCTCGGCACCATTTTGCTGCCGACGCTGGCACGCACCTATGCCAGCAAGGATCGCCAGGAATACTCGCGCATCCTCGATTGGGGGCTGCGCCTGTGTTTCGTGCTGGTGCTGCCGTGCGCACTGGCGTTGGGGATCCTGGCCGAGCCGCTGACAGTGTCGCTGTTCCAATACGGGCAATTCGATGCCCATGACGCGTTGATGACCCAGCATGCGCTGGTGGCTTATTCCGTCGGCCTGCTCGGCATCATCGTGATCAAGGTGCTGGCGCCTGGCTTCTATGCCCAGCAGAACATCCGCACGCCGGTAAAGATCGCGATCTTCACCCTGATCGTCACGCAACTGCTCAACCTGGTGTTTATTGGTCCGCTGGCCCACGCCGGCCTGGCCCTGGCCATCAGTGCCGGTGCGTGCATCAATGCCGGCCTGCTGTTTTATCAGCTGCGCAAACAACAGATGTTCCAGCCTCAGCCTGGCTGGGGCATGTTCGCCCTCAAGTTGCTGGTGGCGGTTGCGATGATGTCGGCGGTATTGCTCGGCCTGATGCACTTCATGCCGGCCTGGGATGAGGGGCATATGCTGGAGCGCTTCATGCGCCTGGGCGTGCTGGTCGTGGCCGGCGTGGTGGTGTACTTCGGGATGTTGTTGCTGCAAGGCTTCCGCCTGCGGGATTTCAATCGCAAGTCGTTGAGCTAG
- the ribF gene encoding bifunctional riboflavin kinase/FAD synthetase: protein MQLVRGLHNLRPEHRGCVATIGNFDGVHRGHQAILARLRERAVELGVPSCVVIFEPQPREYFTPETAPARLARLRDKLQLLAEEGVDRVLCLAFNQRLQSLSAAEFVDRILVDGLGVQHLEVGDDFRFGCDRVGDFEFLQHAGITQGFTVEAAQTVELDGLRVSSTQVRNALAAADFALAERLLGRPFRIAGRVLHGQKLARQLGTPTANVQLKRRRVPLTGVYLVSVDIDGQSWPGVANIGVRPTVAGDGKAHLEVHLLDFAGDLYDRRLTVVFHQKLREEQRFASLEALKTAINADVAAARALAAPSAHR from the coding sequence ATGCAGCTGGTTCGAGGTCTCCACAACCTGCGCCCTGAGCATCGGGGCTGCGTCGCCACTATTGGCAACTTTGACGGTGTTCACCGTGGCCACCAGGCTATCCTGGCCCGGCTGCGCGAGCGTGCGGTCGAGTTGGGCGTACCCAGCTGCGTGGTGATTTTCGAGCCGCAGCCGCGGGAATATTTCACCCCGGAAACGGCACCGGCACGTCTGGCCCGTCTGCGGGACAAGCTGCAACTGCTGGCCGAAGAAGGCGTGGACCGCGTCCTCTGCCTGGCTTTCAACCAGCGTTTGCAAAGTCTCAGCGCTGCCGAGTTCGTCGACCGCATACTGGTAGATGGCCTGGGCGTACAGCATTTGGAGGTCGGCGACGACTTCCGTTTTGGCTGCGACCGGGTCGGGGATTTCGAGTTCCTGCAACACGCCGGTATCACCCAGGGCTTTACCGTCGAAGCCGCGCAAACCGTCGAACTGGACGGCCTGCGCGTGAGCAGCACCCAGGTGCGTAACGCCCTGGCCGCTGCCGACTTCGCCTTGGCCGAGCGTTTGCTCGGTCGCCCGTTCCGCATTGCCGGGCGGGTACTGCACGGCCAGAAGCTGGCGCGCCAACTGGGCACGCCAACCGCCAACGTGCAACTCAAGCGCCGCCGTGTGCCGCTGACCGGGGTTTACCTGGTGAGCGTCGACATCGACGGCCAATCGTGGCCGGGAGTCGCCAACATAGGCGTCAGGCCCACGGTTGCAGGTGATGGCAAGGCCCACCTGGAAGTTCATCTGTTGGATTTTGCCGGTGATCTGTATGACCGGCGTTTGACGGTGGTTTTCCACCAGAAGCTGCGTGAAGAGCAGCGTTTCGCCTCGCTTGAGGCGTTGAAAACGGCGATCAATGCGGATGTCGCCGCCGCCCGTGCACTAGCCGCACCTAGCGCCCATCGCTAA
- the ileS gene encoding isoleucine--tRNA ligase, which translates to MTDYKATLNLPDTAFPMKAGLPQREPQILQRWDSIGLYGKLREIGKDRPKFVLHDGPPYANGTIHIGHALNKILKDMILRSKTLAGFDAPYVPGWDCHGLPIEHKVEVTYGKNLGADKTRELCRAYAAEQIEGQKSEFIRLGVLGEWDNPYKTMNFKNEAGEIRALAEIVKGGFVFKGLKPVNWCFDCGSALAEAEVEYEDKKSSTIDVAFPIADDAKLAEAFGLASLSKPAAIVIWTTTPWTIPANQALNVHPEFTYALVDVGDRLLVLAEEMVEACLARYELQGSVIATTTGSALELINFRHPFYDRLSPVYLADYVELGSGTGVVHCSPAYGVDDFVICKKYGMVNDEIINPVQSNGVYVPSLEFFGGQFIFKADQPIIDKLREVGALMQTDTIKHSYMHCWRHKTPLIYRATAQWFIGMDKEPASGDTLRVRSLKAIEDTKFVPAWGQARLHSMIANRPDWCISRQRNWGVPIPFFLNKESGELHPRTVELMEVVAQRVEQEGIEAWFKLDAAELLGDEAPLYDKISDTLDVWFDSGTTHWHVLRGSHPMGHETGPRADLYLEGSDQHRGWFHSSLLTGCAIDNHAPYRELLTHGFTVDETGRKMSKSLKNVIEPKKINDTLGADIMRLWVASTDYSGEIAVSDQILARSADAYRRIRNTARFLLSNLTGFNPATDILPAEDMLALDRWAVDRTLLLQRELQEHYGEYRFWNVYSKIHNFCVQELGGFYLDIIKDRQYTTGANSKARRSAQTALYHISEALVRWIAPILAFTADELWEYLPGERNESVMLNTWYEGLTELPADFELGREYWEGVMAVKVAVNKELEVQRAAKAVGGNLQAEVTLFAEEGLTADLTKLSNELRFVLITSTASLAPFAQAPADAVATEVPGLKLKVVKSAFPKCARCWHCREDVGVNPEHPEICGRCVDNISGEGEVRHYA; encoded by the coding sequence ATGACCGACTATAAAGCCACGCTAAACCTTCCGGACACCGCCTTCCCAATGAAGGCCGGCCTGCCACAGCGCGAACCGCAGATCCTGCAGCGCTGGGACAGTATTGGCCTGTACGGAAAGTTGCGCGAAATTGGCAAGGATCGTCCGAAATTCGTCCTGCACGACGGCCCTCCTTATGCCAACGGCACGATTCACATCGGTCATGCGCTGAACAAAATTCTCAAGGACATGATCCTGCGCTCGAAAACCCTGGCGGGTTTCGACGCGCCTTATGTCCCAGGTTGGGACTGCCACGGCCTGCCGATCGAACACAAGGTCGAAGTGACCTACGGCAAGAACCTGGGCGCGGATAAAACCCGCGAACTGTGCCGTGCCTACGCTGCCGAGCAGATCGAAGGGCAGAAGTCCGAGTTCATCCGCCTGGGTGTGCTGGGCGAGTGGGACAACCCGTACAAAACCATGAACTTCAAGAACGAGGCCGGTGAAATCCGTGCCTTGGCCGAAATCGTCAAGGGCGGTTTCGTGTTCAAGGGCCTCAAGCCCGTGAACTGGTGCTTCGATTGCGGCTCGGCCCTGGCTGAAGCGGAAGTCGAATACGAAGACAAGAAGTCCTCGACCATCGACGTGGCCTTCCCGATCGCCGACGACGCCAAGCTGGCCGAGGCCTTTGGCCTGGCAAGCCTGAGCAAACCGGCTGCCATCGTGATCTGGACCACCACCCCGTGGACCATTCCCGCCAACCAGGCGCTGAACGTGCACCCGGAATTCACCTACGCCCTGGTGGACGTCGGTGATCGCCTGCTGGTGCTTGCCGAGGAAATGGTCGAAGCGTGCCTGGCTCGCTACGAGCTGCAAGGTTCGGTAATTGCCACCACTACCGGTTCCGCGCTGGAGCTGATCAACTTCCGTCATCCATTCTATGACCGTCTGTCGCCGGTGTACCTGGCTGACTACGTCGAGTTGGGTTCGGGTACAGGTGTGGTTCACTGCTCGCCGGCCTATGGCGTGGACGACTTCGTGATCTGCAAGAAGTACGGCATGGTCAACGATGAGATCATCAACCCGGTGCAAAGCAACGGTGTTTATGTGCCGTCGCTGGAGTTCTTCGGCGGCCAGTTCATCTTCAAGGCCGACCAGCCGATCATCGACAAGCTGCGTGAAGTCGGTGCGCTGATGCAAACCGACACCATCAAGCACAGCTACATGCACTGCTGGCGCCACAAGACCCCGCTGATCTACCGCGCCACCGCGCAATGGTTTATCGGCATGGACAAAGAACCGGCCAGCGGCGACACCCTGCGTGTGCGCTCGCTCAAGGCCATCGAAGACACCAAGTTCGTCCCGGCCTGGGGCCAGGCGCGCCTGCATTCGATGATCGCCAACCGTCCGGACTGGTGCATCTCCCGTCAACGCAACTGGGGTGTGCCGATCCCGTTCTTCCTCAACAAGGAAAGCGGTGAGCTGCACCCACGCACCGTCGAACTGATGGAAGTGGTGGCCCAGCGTGTCGAACAGGAAGGCATTGAAGCCTGGTTCAAGCTGGACGCCGCCGAGTTGCTGGGTGACGAAGCGCCGCTGTACGACAAGATCAGCGACACCCTCGACGTATGGTTCGACTCCGGTACCACCCACTGGCACGTGCTGCGCGGCTCGCACCCGATGGGTCACGAAACCGGCCCGCGTGCCGACCTGTACCTGGAAGGCTCCGACCAACACCGGGGCTGGTTCCACTCGTCGCTGCTGACCGGTTGCGCCATCGACAACCACGCCCCGTATCGCGAGCTGCTGACCCACGGGTTCACCGTCGACGAGACGGGCCGCAAGATGTCCAAGTCGCTGAAGAACGTGATCGAGCCGAAAAAGATCAACGACACCTTGGGCGCCGACATCATGCGCCTGTGGGTGGCGTCGACCGATTACTCCGGCGAGATCGCCGTGTCGGACCAGATCCTGGCCCGTAGCGCCGATGCCTACCGCCGTATCCGTAATACCGCGCGCTTCCTGCTGTCGAACCTGACCGGTTTCAACCCGGCCACCGACATCCTGCCGGCCGAGGACATGCTCGCCCTGGACCGTTGGGCCGTGGACCGTACCCTGTTGCTGCAGCGCGAGTTGCAGGAGCACTACGGCGAATACCGCTTCTGGAACGTGTACTCGAAGATCCACAACTTCTGTGTGCAGGAGTTGGGTGGTTTCTACCTCGACATCATCAAGGACCGCCAGTACACCACCGGTGCCAACAGCAAGGCCCGCCGTTCGGCGCAGACCGCGCTGTACCACATCTCCGAAGCGCTGGTGCGCTGGATCGCACCGATCCTGGCCTTCACCGCCGACGAACTGTGGGAATACCTGCCGGGCGAGCGTAACGAGTCCGTCATGCTCAATACCTGGTACGAAGGCTTGACCGAACTGCCGGCCGACTTCGAACTGGGCCGCGAGTACTGGGAAGGCGTAATGGCCGTCAAGGTTGCGGTGAACAAGGAGCTGGAGGTTCAGCGTGCGGCCAAGGCCGTCGGTGGCAACCTCCAGGCCGAAGTTACCCTGTTTGCCGAGGAAGGCCTGACTGCCGACCTGACCAAGCTGAGCAATGAGCTGCGCTTCGTGTTGATCACTTCCACTGCGAGCCTGGCACCGTTTGCCCAGGCACCGGCGGATGCCGTAGCCACCGAAGTGCCGGGCCTCAAGCTCAAGGTGGTCAAGTCGGCCTTCCCTAAGTGCGCCCGTTGCTGGCACTGCCGTGAAGACGTCGGGGTGAACCCTGAGCATCCGGAAATCTGCGGTCGTTGCGTCGACAACATCTCGGGTGAAGGCGAGGTTCGCCACTATGCCTAA
- the lspA gene encoding signal peptidase II translates to MPNAASRFGRLGWLVLSVLVLVIDQVSKAHFEGSLEMFQQIVVIPDYFSWTLAYNTGAAFSFLADGGGWQRWLFALIAVVVSAVLVVWLKRLGRDDTWLAIALALVLGGALGNLYDRIALGHVIDFILVHWQNRHYFPAFNFADSAITVGAIMLALDMFKSKKTGETVND, encoded by the coding sequence ATGCCTAATGCAGCCAGTCGTTTCGGACGCCTGGGCTGGCTCGTACTGAGCGTGCTGGTCCTGGTCATTGACCAGGTCAGCAAGGCTCATTTCGAGGGCTCCCTGGAAATGTTCCAGCAAATCGTGGTGATCCCGGATTACTTCAGCTGGACCCTGGCCTACAACACCGGCGCCGCCTTCAGCTTCCTGGCTGACGGCGGCGGCTGGCAGCGCTGGCTGTTCGCCCTGATCGCAGTGGTGGTCAGTGCGGTGCTCGTGGTCTGGCTCAAGCGCCTGGGCCGCGATGACACCTGGCTGGCCATCGCCTTGGCCCTGGTGTTGGGCGGTGCCCTGGGCAACCTGTACGACCGTATTGCCCTGGGCCATGTGATCGACTTTATCCTGGTGCATTGGCAGAACCGCCATTACTTCCCGGCGTTCAATTTTGCCGACAGCGCCATCACCGTCGGTGCAATCATGCTGGCGCTGGACATGTTCAAAAGTAAGAAAACCGGAGAGACCGTCAATGACTGA
- the fkpB gene encoding FKBP-type peptidyl-prolyl cis-trans isomerase — MAEQRIGQNTEVTLHFALRLENGDTVDSTFDKAPATFKVGDGNLLPGFEAALFGFKAGDKRTLQILPENAFGQPNPQNVQIIPRSQFQDMDLSEGLLVIFNDAANTELPGVVKAFDDAQVTIDFNHPLAGKTLTFDVEIIDVKAL, encoded by the coding sequence TTGGCTGAGCAACGCATCGGCCAGAACACGGAGGTCACCTTGCATTTCGCACTGCGCCTGGAGAATGGCGACACGGTCGACAGCACGTTCGACAAAGCCCCGGCGACTTTCAAGGTCGGCGACGGCAACCTGTTGCCAGGTTTTGAAGCGGCCCTGTTCGGTTTCAAGGCCGGCGACAAGCGCACCCTGCAGATCCTGCCGGAAAACGCCTTTGGCCAGCCCAACCCGCAAAACGTGCAGATCATCCCGCGTTCGCAGTTCCAGGACATGGACCTGTCGGAAGGCCTGCTGGTGATCTTCAATGATGCGGCGAATACCGAACTGCCCGGTGTGGTCAAAGCCTTCGATGACGCGCAGGTAACCATCGACTTCAACCACCCGTTGGCCGGTAAAACCTTGACGTTCGACGTTGAAATCATCGACGTTAAAGCTCTTTGA